In one window of Juglans regia cultivar Chandler chromosome 3, Walnut 2.0, whole genome shotgun sequence DNA:
- the LOC109011227 gene encoding DNA-binding protein S1FA-like: MDEEFDFTDKVPPSFDRMGNVIKDAEAKGFNPGLIVLLVVVGLLLIFLVGNYVLYIYAQKTLPPRKKKPISKKKMRKERLKQGVSAPGE; the protein is encoded by the exons ATGGACGAAGAGTTCGATTTCACTGACAAGGTCCCTCCCTCCTTCGATCGCATG GGAAATGTGATCAAGGATGCCGAAGCCAAAGGGTTCAACCCAGGACTGATAGTGCTACTGGTTGTTGTTGGGCTGTTGTTGATATTCCTTGTTGGAAACTATGTACTTTACATCTATGCACAAAAAACCCTTCCTCCAAGGAAAAAGAAGCCGATCTccaagaagaagatgaggaaggaGAGACTGAAGCAAGGTGTTTCTGCACCTGGAGAGTAG
- the LOC109011228 gene encoding cell number regulator 8, translating into MADNNNNNVNYEESSPLLSKQVVEGVEDDAKKASKPIDAKDEKVTVSPAAKAPAPVPGNFGGHGWTANGLPLGHGSVVGEPMGRTQWNSSIFACLGRNDEFCSSDLEVCLLGSVAPCVLYGGNVERLGSSPGTFGNHCLSYSGLYLIGNSIFGGNFLAPWFSYTSRTAIRRMFNLEGSCEALHRSCGCCGSFLEDEVQREQCESACDFATHVFCHVCALCQEGRELRRRLPHPGFKAQPFLVMIPPGEQTMGRAA; encoded by the exons ATGGctgacaacaacaacaacaatgtTAATTACGAGGAATCGAGCCCTCTCTTGAGCAAGCAAGTCGTCGAAGGAGTAGAAGATGATGCAAAGAAAGCCAGCAAGCCAATTGACGCTAAGGACGAAAAGGTCACAGTCTCGCCCGCGGCGAAAGCTCCGGCTCCGGTACCCGGAAATTTCGGTGGTCACGGCTGGACCGCGAACGGGTTGCCGTTGGGACACGGGAGCGTGGTGGGCGAGCCCATGGGCCGGACCCAGTGGAACTCGAGCATCTTTGCTTGTTTAGGTCGCAACGACGAGTTCTGTAGCAGTGATCTTGAAGTTT GTCTTCTTGGAAGTGTGGCTCCTTGTGTGCTGTATGGTGGCAATGTGGAGAGGCTTGGATCTAGTCCTGGGACTTTTGGAAATCATTGCTTGAGTTACTCTGGCCTATATTTGATTGGAAATTCCATTTTTGGTGGAAACTTCCTCGCACCATGGTTTTCATACACAAGCCGTACTGCCATTCGCCGGATGTTCAACTTAGAG GGCAGTTGTGAGGCACTTCACAGGTCATGTGGGTGCTGTGGAAGCTTTCTGGAGGACGAGGTGCAGCGTGAACAGTGTGAATCTGCATGTGACTTTGCGACTCATGTCTTCTGCCATGTGTGTGCACTTTGTCAGGAAGGTCGCGAGCTCCGTCGCAGATTGCCTCATCCAGGGTTCAAAGCTCAGCCATTCTTGGTTATGATTCCTCCAGGGGAGCAGACCATGGGTCGTGCGGCCTGA
- the LOC109018462 gene encoding phosphatidylinositol N-acetylglucosaminyltransferase subunit C-like: MDNGIAENSSPTRSKWRKVAYGGMQPGFDDNHTDESFLEDIVMNANVVKRDMLKVMQDSVSISEYLCIVALVGLVWTYTLRSTLDETSLLYLDVSLLGSGFLLLLLTEEMLSLNLLLHYLLNVFFFTTGLYVFAPIYQTLTRSISSDSIWAVTVPLVILHLFLHDYSGSTVRAPGALNNPTLTSCISLNASIVASVFIASRLPSSIHVFAIMLFSLQVFLFAPLITYCIKKYSFRLHLCFAFSLMAVTLAFVYTLHRLLFVLLLGLLVFVTVVCPYWLIRLQEYKFEINGPWDEAKLCFAVTD; encoded by the coding sequence ATGGATAACGGCATTGCTGAAAACTCATCTCCAACTCGATCCAAATGGAGAAAAGTAGCATATGGAGGGATGCAGCCTGGTTTTGATGACAATCACACTGATGAATCTTTTCTTGAAGATATAGTCATGAATGCCAATGTTGTGAAACGGGACATGCTAAAAGTGATGCAAGACTCGGTTTCCATCTCTGAATATCTATGCATTGTTGCCCTTGTGGGCTTGGTTTGGACCTACACTCTAAGATCAACTCTTGATGAAACTTCCCTTTTGTATCTTGATGTCAGTCTTCTTGGATCAGGTTTTCTACTTCTCCTTTTAACCGAAGAAATGCTTTCACTCAATCTTCTCTTGCATTATTTACTTAacgttttctttttcacaaCTGGATTATACGTTTTTGCTCCCATCTACCAAACTCTAACAAGATCCATTAGCTCAGATTCCATCTGGGCAGTAACTGTTCCACTCGTCATACTTCATCTATTCCTTCACGACTACTCAGGATCAACTGTTAGGGCTCCTGGGGCTCTGAATAATCCAACATTGACCAGTTGCATTTCTTTAAATGCCTCGATAGTGGCCTCGGTTTTCATTGCTTCTCGCCTTCCGTCAAGTATACATGTTTTTGCAATCATGCTATTCTCCTtacaagtttttctttttgctcCACTGATCACTTACTGTATCAAAAAGTACTCCTTCCGCTTGCATCTTTGCTTTGCTTTCAGTTTGATGGCCGTGACCTTGGCTTTTGTTTATACACTCCACCGGCTACTTTTTGTGCTACTGTTGGGTTTATTGGTTTTTGTGACTGTGGTATGTCCTTATTGGCTTATACGACTTCAAGAATACAAGTTTGAGATCAATGGCCCTTGGGATGAGGCTAAGCTTTGTTTTGCCGTGACAGATTAA